Proteins found in one bacterium genomic segment:
- the rpsQ gene encoding 30S ribosomal protein S17: MSTIIGKARGKRKVFRGEVVSDKMDKTIVVAVTRLVRHPLYPKVIKKTTKFKAHDEFNEAKEGDIVEIMETRPLSKTKRWRLVRIIKRRE; encoded by the coding sequence ATGAGCACTATAATAGGTAAAGCGAGAGGAAAGAGGAAGGTTTTCAGAGGCGAGGTAGTGAGCGATAAGATGGACAAGACCATCGTTGTCGCTGTGACGAGGCTTGTCCGCCATCCTCTATATCCTAAGGTTATAAAGAAGACAACAAAATTCAAGGCGCATGACGAGTTCAACGAGGCTAAGGAAGGGGATATCGTAGAGATTATGGAAACGAGACCCCTCTCCAAGACGAAGCGCTGGAGATTGGTTAGAATTATTAAAAGGAGAGAGTAG
- the rpmC gene encoding 50S ribosomal protein L29 — protein MKAAELREKTNEELLQLYSELKQELFNLRIQRETKQLANPKRMKMVRKEIARILTILRERGIKL, from the coding sequence ATGAAAGCGGCGGAATTAAGGGAAAAAACAAACGAAGAGCTTCTACAGCTTTACTCCGAGCTGAAACAGGAGCTATTTAACCTTCGTATCCAGAGGGAGACAAAACAGCTTGCGAATCCCAAAAGGATGAAGATGGTTAGAAAGGAAATAGCTCGTATACTCACAATCTTAAGGGAAAGGGGGATAAAACTATGA
- the rplP gene encoding 50S ribosomal protein L16: protein MPLQPKRTKYRKPHLGWLKGKATKGTTLAFGEYGLRSLETGWLSARALEAARVAISRYLQKGGKVYLRVFPDRVVTKKPAETRMGGGKGSPDEWVAAVKRGRIILEVGGVDRETALEALRLASYKLPFKVQIVEKGQQEKSEEKKEEKEEVATK from the coding sequence ATGCCCCTGCAGCCGAAGCGGACGAAATATAGAAAACCACATCTTGGCTGGCTCAAAGGCAAGGCAACCAAAGGCACTACTCTTGCTTTTGGAGAGTATGGCTTGCGTTCACTTGAAACGGGATGGCTTTCAGCAAGAGCCTTAGAGGCTGCGCGTGTGGCCATCAGCCGGTATCTACAAAAGGGAGGAAAGGTATACCTCCGTGTTTTCCCCGATAGGGTGGTGACGAAAAAGCCAGCGGAAACGAGGATGGGAGGAGGTAAAGGGTCTCCGGATGAATGGGTGGCAGCTGTAAAAAGAGGGAGGATAATACTTGAGGTCGGGGGTGTAGATAGGGAAACTGCTTTGGAGGCTCTGCGGCTTGCCTCTTATAAGCTCCCTTTCAAAGTGCAAATAGTAGAGAAGGGGCAACAGGAAAAGAGTGAAGAAAAAAAGGAAGAAAAAGAGGAGGTCGCTACGAAATGA